In one Candidatus Palibaumannia cicadellinicola genomic region, the following are encoded:
- a CDS encoding autotransporter assembly complex protein TamA, whose amino-acid sequence MSPTYGTTCLEFKGLSEDLQSNVRTRLSTLDADDVHVYSSWLNDVVREELRALGYYSPTIDFELRPALNSGCDVLITNVDIGKPITITGVNVVLRGDACLDIDYQQWVKLSKPALGSILNHRQYDNFKSGFSSLALRKGYFNAAFYKSQLSISPIRYQAYWDIDFDSGKRYRFGKVRFHGTQISEDYLQNIDLINLGASYSLEALAIFYNSLVASNLFKSVIISPDFQDNTLLLDTMVTQCLRNKLEIGLGYSNDLGLRLKTLWHKPWLNSRGHSMKTSINLPVPEQVIEITYKIPLFHHYLEQYYLLQGRFKLAHINYNKSELTTLNVIRYWDISNSWQRAIHLRWSMNHFTEAKINNTTMLIYPSISMNRTRQRGGIMSTWGDSQRYSLSVSTTTWGSNVNFLLLQAQNVWIRTLAEKYRFVMRSHLGWIETNNFENIPPTLLFFAGGDHSIRGYKYQSLSPRNNYGKLTGALKLARVSLEYQYHMIGKWWGAVFIDSGEAVNDITQSNIRTGAGIGMRWQSPVGLFELDLATPVADKCEHGLQLYIGFGPEL is encoded by the coding sequence ATGTCACCTACTTATGGTACGACTTGCTTAGAGTTTAAAGGACTCAGCGAAGACTTACAGAGCAACGTACGTACCCGTTTATCCACACTTGACGCAGATGATGTTCATGTTTATAGCAGTTGGCTTAATGACGTGGTGCGCGAAGAGCTGCGTGCTCTTGGTTATTACTCTCCTACCATAGATTTTGAATTACGACCTGCGTTAAATAGCGGGTGTGATGTTCTTATTACCAATGTAGATATTGGTAAACCTATTACGATAACAGGAGTGAACGTTGTTTTGCGTGGCGATGCATGCCTGGATATTGATTACCAGCAGTGGGTCAAACTTAGTAAGCCGGCATTAGGCTCGATTCTAAATCACCGTCAGTACGATAATTTCAAAAGTGGCTTCTCTAGCCTAGCACTACGTAAGGGTTACTTTAACGCTGCATTCTACAAAAGTCAGTTAAGTATCTCACCTATACGCTACCAGGCTTACTGGGATATTGATTTTGATAGCGGTAAGCGTTACCGATTTGGAAAAGTGCGTTTTCATGGCACGCAAATCAGCGAAGATTACTTACAGAATATCGATTTAATTAATTTAGGTGCTTCTTATAGCCTAGAAGCGCTGGCAATCTTCTATAACAGCTTGGTCGCGAGCAACTTATTTAAATCAGTAATTATATCACCTGACTTTCAGGATAACACTTTGCTGCTAGACACTATGGTAACGCAATGTCTCCGTAATAAGCTAGAAATAGGTCTAGGATATTCAAATGACTTAGGACTACGGTTAAAAACACTCTGGCATAAACCTTGGCTGAACTCGCGCGGTCATAGTATGAAAACAAGTATCAACTTGCCAGTACCAGAGCAAGTGATTGAGATAACATATAAAATTCCTTTGTTTCATCATTATCTGGAGCAATACTATCTACTACAAGGGAGATTTAAGCTAGCTCATATCAATTATAATAAATCTGAGTTAACCACCCTAAATGTAATACGTTACTGGGATATATCTAACAGCTGGCAACGGGCAATACATCTACGCTGGAGCATGAATCATTTCACAGAAGCAAAAATAAATAATACTACTATGCTGATTTATCCAAGTATCAGCATGAACCGCACCCGACAACGCGGTGGAATCATGTCAACCTGGGGTGATAGCCAGCGCTATTCGTTATCGGTATCTACTACTACCTGGGGTTCAAATGTAAATTTTCTGCTATTACAAGCACAAAATGTTTGGATCCGTACGCTAGCGGAAAAGTATCGCTTTGTAATGCGTAGTCATTTAGGCTGGATTGAGACTAATAATTTTGAAAACATTCCTCCTACACTGCTTTTTTTTGCCGGCGGAGACCATAGTATACGGGGTTATAAATATCAATCCTTATCGCCACGGAATAACTACGGTAAGCTCACTGGCGCTTTAAAATTAGCAAGAGTATCACTAGAGTATCAGTACCATATGATAGGCAAATGGTGGGGTGCAGTCTTTATCGATAGCGGTGAAGCAGTAAATGACATCACACAGAGTAATATTAGAACTGGTGCCGGTATTGGTATGCGTTGGCAATCGCCAGTTGGTTTGTTCGAATTAGATCTTGCTACACCGGTAGCAGATAAGTGTGAGCATGGATTGCAGTTATACATCGGATTCGGGCCAGAACTGTGA